The genomic window CATCATGTCCACCTTGTTGAGAAAAATCACCATCGCCGGAACGTTCACCTGCCTGGCCAGAAGAACGTGCTCCCTGGTCTGAGGCATCGGCCCATCAGGAGCCGCCACCACTAAAATGGCACCATCCATCTGAGCCGCACCAGTTATCATGTTCTTTATGTAGTCCACATGCCCAGGACAGTCTATGTGAGCATAGTGCCTGCGGTAAGACTCATACTCAATGTGAGCTATGTTGATCGTTATACCCCTCGCCCTCTCCTCAGGAGCCTTGTCTATCTCCTCAAAAGGAACAAACTGGGCAAGCCCCTTGAAACTCAACACCTTCGTTATCGCCGCCGTAAGGGTTGTCTTCCCATGGTCAATATGCCCTATCGTCCCCACGTTCACGTGCGGTTTGGTTCTAACAAACTTGGGTTTAGACATCTCAACCCCTCCCCTTACAAATTATGGAGCCCACGACCGGATTTGAACCGGTGACCTACGCCTTACCAAGGCGTTGCTCTGCCGGCTGAGCTACGTGGGCTCTTTTGCGTATATTATATAGGACAGCAAATTTTTTGTCAAATTTTAGCGTTTTCCAGGCTACCAGGAAGGCGGAGGATTAGGGCTATCACCAGTTGCAGGAAGATCGCTCTTTCTGGCCCGAGGCACGAACAAATACGCCGGGCAGGTAGGGGGGATGAGAGCTTTCAGAGCCAGAGGCTTAACCTCTATTTGCACCGGGGTCTTGCCTATGGGCTCACCGTCCACCTGGATAGAAAATGGGCGCGCTGTTGTAACTCTGAGGCGGGAAACCCGCTTCATCTCCACTAGAGGGTCGCTCACATGCTTCCCGGAAAGAACTGTGTAGACGTGGTGGATAAGCTGGGGAAACCTGTAACCTTTGAAAATGCAAAGGTCCAGCAGCCCATCGTTTACACGGGCGTAGGGGGCAACTTTGATCATCCCTCCATAGAGGCAAACATTGCTTACAATAGCCAGGATAATCCTTCGTCTGAAGGTCCTCCCATCCATATGGAAGGTGGACCTTGTTCCCAAAAAGGTTATGGCTGTTATTACTCCAGCTGCCACGAACGCAGCGGCGCCTAATTTCCTTTTCACTGCAGGGTGAGATTCCACCTCCTCGGTGACAAGGGCATCTATGCCTATGCCGCACCAAAGAAGAAAATGGCGGTCATTGGCGATTCCTACATCTACAAGAGCTACAGAAGATTCCAGTAACTTTTCAGCAGCACTGGAGACATCGGGCGAGCTCAGAAAAAGGTTAGCAGATGTCAGGCCCAGCTGTCTTGCCCAAACGTTCCCGGTGCCAAGGGGCAGAACCCCTAAGGCCGTTTCCGTCCCCACTATGCCATTGACTACCCCGTTAACGGTGCCGTCGCCCCCAGCAGCTATTACTGCATTGTAGCGAAGGGAAGCAGCCTCTTTGGCCATCAGATAAACATCGTGGCTGTTTTCCGTCTCCACTATTTCTACTTTCCACCCACCTCTTTCCAGGACACTGGCCGCTCTGGTTAAAGCCTCCCAGTTCCGGCGGGGACCGGCAGCGGGGTTAAAGATTATCAGCCCTTTCATCGTTGGAGCACTCGTAAAATTCTCTGGATTTCTTCCTCAAGATCTCTGCTGGTGTCCACCACTATATGCGGCCTGCTGATGGGTTGCTGGTATTCTTTCATACGGGAATAAACGCTCCAGTCAGCATCGGAAATATCATGGTTATCTCTTGCGGTATGGCGTTTCTCGAGCCTTTCCCGTACCACCTCTTCCGGGGCCACAGTCTGGATTATTACCAGCTTGGCATTGTTTCTTTCCGCCAGTCTGTATACATATTCCCGGTGAACTTCTGAAAGGTTTGTGGCATCAAAGATAACCCTCAACCCCTTCTTGAGAAGCCGGTCAATCAGGATATGACACACTTTGTGCACGAGGGCGCTTTCCCGTGAAGAGTAGGAGGGAGGATTAAAGAGGGTTTTACGCACGAAATCCGATTCCACTATCACAAAGGGGACCCTCTCACTCAGCTTCCTCGCCAGGTAGGATTTTCCCGTGCCTGGTAAACCTGAAAGCATGACCAGGACAGGATAAGCGGTAATGTGGGAAGTGTTAGCGAGTTTGCTTTCCACTTCAGCCACCGCCTTTTCCAGGTCTATATAGAACCCTTCTTTCTCCATCCTCTCCATAGGTCTACCCCGCAATACCTCTGAGGATAGGAGCTTCTATAAGAGCCCGAGTTCCTCTGCCATCATTTCCCCGGTTTATTTCAAAAGATCCTTTGAGGTCTTCCTCCACCAAAGTGCGAACTATCTGGAGACCGAGGGTTTGCCTTGATTCTGGCTCCTTGAATCCTACTCCATCATCAACGACTTCCACGGAAAATCTGTCTCCAATCTGTCCCACTGTCACGGATATAGTCCCTTGCGCTTTCCCTATGAAGGCGTGCTCCAGAGCATTTTGAAGGAGCTCGTTCACCGCCAGAGCCAGGGCGGTGGCAGGGCGAGCGGGCAAGAAAAGGGGCTGGCCCTGAACTTTCAAGGTTATTTCTTTGCCGGGAACCCTCATGTTTTCGGCCAGGATAGAACCGAGCTTTTCCAGAAGGGCCAGAATATCTACCTGGTGGAATCCCTGGCTCGATAGGATGTCGTGGACAGCCGCGATGCTCAGGATCCTGTTTATGGCTTCCTGGAAGGAACGATGTGCCGATTTGTTTTCCTCCTCGGCCATTTGCATCCTTAAAAGCATAGCTACTGTCTGCAGGTTGTTTTTAATTCGGTGGTGCATTTCCCTTATTACGGTCATTCCGGTGATAAGGGTGGCGTTTTCTATGGCGAGGGCTATCTGGTTTGCCAGGGTTGAGAGGAACCTTATTTCCTCTTGAGAGAAATTGCGGGGCTTTTCAGTGTAACAGACCAGAACTCCCCGTGCCCTCTCCCGCACGATCAGGGGCACTGCCAGAATGGAGGGAGTACCGGATGAAACCTTTATCTTTCCGTTTGAGACCACTTCTCCGAGTTCCGGAGGAGTTTTAGGAGGGCCGTAAGAGGCACGAATGGAAAGTTCACCCTTTTCATCCAGTAGTAGAAGGAGGGAACCTTCGGCTTTGATCATTCTGGCTGCCATTTCCACCACTACTTTGAGAACATCGTCAAGATAAAGGGGGGAAACTATGGTTTTGCTCACCTCGGCCAAAGCGGAAAGCTCCTCCAGCTGCCGCTGCATGTTATCGTAAAGCATTGCCTTTTCAATAGCTCCGGCTGCTAGGTCTGCCACCAGGCTGAGGAGCTCTATCTCTTCTTCCGTATAATCGTGGTAAGAGGAAGTCTGCACATTCATAGCCCCGATAATTCTGCCCTGGATGGAAAGGGGAACTGCCATGAGGGATTTAAAGTGCCATTCTTCCGTTTCGGGCAGGAGTTTGAAGCGGGGGTCTGCAGCGGCATCCCTTACGGCCACCGGAACCCCGTGAAGGGCGGCCCAACCGGTTAATCCTTCTCCCAGGCGAAGCCTGGCTTTACCTATAGCCTGAGGGGCGAGCCCCGTTGAAGCCCTGAGCACCAGGTATTGCCCGGACTTATCCAGAAGGTAGATGGAACAAGAATCCATCCCCATAACCTCGGCGGTGGTGCTGGTTATAAGTTGCAACGTTGTGGCCAGATCCATAGCCGAGTTTATGGCGTTTGTTATCCGCCTTATGGCTGAGATAAGAGCTTCCTTCTCCATTTTCCCCTGCATTAATTATAAAACCAGGTGGAAAAGAGAAAAAATTCCCATCAACCCCGAGCGGAGCTCAAAACTGCGACAAGCCTTTAGCCCACGGGAGCACTAAGGAGCCCCGAGAACACGCCACCGATTTTGCGTAAAATCCTCCTTCGTGCTATGCTTTATGCGATTTTAATTCTGCCCCCATAAAGGAGAAGCCATGAGCTCGTACGCCGAGTGGCGCGAGAGATGGGCCTCTCTAAAGGCCATTGGGTACTTTTGTTCTTACATTCCCGAGGAATTGCTCGTAGCGGCGGGGTTTAACCCTATACGTATAATTCCTGGTGTAACTGACGCCTCATTATCCCAAACCCACCTTCAGAGTTACACTTGTTATCTTTCCAGAGCTTGTTTACACCGAGCCATCAAAGGTGAGCTTGATTTCCTTGCAGGAATGATTTTCTCGCATACTTGCGATACTATGCAGGGGCTTGCCGATATATGGCCTCAGGCTCGCCCTGGGATTTTCGTAGAAACTTTCAACTTTCCCACTGTTCTCAGTTCAGGAAAAGCTTTTCATTACACTATCGCCGAACTGGAGCGCCTTAAAGGACGCCTGGAAGAATTCACAGGCAAAGCCATCGGGGAGGAAAGCTTGAGGGAGGCTGTAAAGCTTGTTAACAGGAAACGCGCCCTCCTTCAGGAGCTGGCTTCAAGACGGGAAAGGATGCCGGCTTCTCGCTTTTTCCAGGCTGTGGACAGAGCTCTTACCATGCCCCTGGAAGAGGCCATAAGCTTTTTAGAATCCTCAAAGTGGGAAGGGGAGGAGCCTTCGGGCAAATTCCGAATCCTGCTGGCTGGTTCTACCCTTGATGATCTGAGTCTGGTAGAGGCCATAGAAAAAAGCGGGGGCAAAATAGTTGAAGATGACTTTTGCAATGGCACCCGCTATTTCCAGACCCTGGCCGATGAATCGCTTCCGCCCATGGAAGCAATTGCAAAGCGCCTGCTGGAAAGACCCCTTTGTCCCTGCAAGTTCGTGCGCACCGGGGCTTATTCTCAGAATCTTGTGGAAAAAGCCCGCAAAGCTAATGCTCAAGGGGTAATTCTGGTTCGCCAGAAGTTCTGTGACCCCTGGGGCTGGGAATACCCTATGATGGACTCCATTTTCAAAGAGAATGGAATCCCACTTCTCATGGTGGAAGTGGAGCAGCCCGGGGCCATTGGCCCTGCCGTTACAAGGATCCAAGCTTTCTTGGAAATGCTTACAGGAGGATAAGAATGGCTGGAGGATACCTTGGCAAGA from Anaerolineae bacterium includes these protein-coding regions:
- a CDS encoding GTP-binding protein; the encoded protein is MSKPKFVRTKPHVNVGTIGHIDHGKTTLTAAITKVLSFKGLAQFVPFEEIDKAPEERARGITINIAHIEYESYRRHYAHIDCPGHVDYIKNMITGAAQMDGAILVVAAPDGPMPQTREHVLLARQVNVPAMVIFLNKVDMM
- a CDS encoding diacylglycerol kinase family lipid kinase, with protein sequence MKGLIIFNPAAGPRRNWEALTRAASVLERGGWKVEIVETENSHDVYLMAKEAASLRYNAVIAAGGDGTVNGVVNGIVGTETALGVLPLGTGNVWARQLGLTSANLFLSSPDVSSAAEKLLESSVALVDVGIANDRHFLLWCGIGIDALVTEEVESHPAVKRKLGAAAFVAAGVITAITFLGTRSTFHMDGRTFRRRIILAIVSNVCLYGGMIKVAPYARVNDGLLDLCIFKGYRFPQLIHHVYTVLSGKHVSDPLVEMKRVSRLRVTTARPFSIQVDGEPIGKTPVQIEVKPLALKALIPPTCPAYLFVPRARKSDLPATGDSPNPPPSW
- a CDS encoding ATP-binding protein, whose amino-acid sequence is MERMEKEGFYIDLEKAVAEVESKLANTSHITAYPVLVMLSGLPGTGKSYLARKLSERVPFVIVESDFVRKTLFNPPSYSSRESALVHKVCHILIDRLLKKGLRVIFDATNLSEVHREYVYRLAERNNAKLVIIQTVAPEEVVRERLEKRHTARDNHDISDADWSVYSRMKEYQQPISRPHIVVDTSRDLEEEIQRILRVLQR
- a CDS encoding GAF domain-containing protein — its product is MEKEALISAIRRITNAINSAMDLATTLQLITSTTAEVMGMDSCSIYLLDKSGQYLVLRASTGLAPQAIGKARLRLGEGLTGWAALHGVPVAVRDAAADPRFKLLPETEEWHFKSLMAVPLSIQGRIIGAMNVQTSSYHDYTEEEIELLSLVADLAAGAIEKAMLYDNMQRQLEELSALAEVSKTIVSPLYLDDVLKVVVEMAARMIKAEGSLLLLLDEKGELSIRASYGPPKTPPELGEVVSNGKIKVSSGTPSILAVPLIVRERARGVLVCYTEKPRNFSQEEIRFLSTLANQIALAIENATLITGMTVIREMHHRIKNNLQTVAMLLRMQMAEEENKSAHRSFQEAINRILSIAAVHDILSSQGFHQVDILALLEKLGSILAENMRVPGKEITLKVQGQPLFLPARPATALALAVNELLQNALEHAFIGKAQGTISVTVGQIGDRFSVEVVDDGVGFKEPESRQTLGLQIVRTLVEEDLKGSFEINRGNDGRGTRALIEAPILRGIAG
- a CDS encoding 2-hydroxyacyl-CoA dehydratase family protein, with protein sequence MSSYAEWRERWASLKAIGYFCSYIPEELLVAAGFNPIRIIPGVTDASLSQTHLQSYTCYLSRACLHRAIKGELDFLAGMIFSHTCDTMQGLADIWPQARPGIFVETFNFPTVLSSGKAFHYTIAELERLKGRLEEFTGKAIGEESLREAVKLVNRKRALLQELASRRERMPASRFFQAVDRALTMPLEEAISFLESSKWEGEEPSGKFRILLAGSTLDDLSLVEAIEKSGGKIVEDDFCNGTRYFQTLADESLPPMEAIAKRLLERPLCPCKFVRTGAYSQNLVEKARKANAQGVILVRQKFCDPWGWEYPMMDSIFKENGIPLLMVEVEQPGAIGPAVTRIQAFLEMLTGG